The window CCATTGAGAAATCAATCGCGCTCATGATGCCGTCGCCGAATTCTTCGTGAATCAGCGCTTTCATGGTGGTGCCGTATACGCTGATGACTTCATACAGACGGTAAATCAGCGGGTCGGTGGGCACGGCGGTGGGCAGACAGCCTTTATAAGGCACTTCTTGCAGCCATTTGGCGGCTTCTTCATCCAAGCCGAAAATTTCGGCCACGGTGGCGGCCTGCTCTGCACTCAAGGCCATTTGGCCGAGACAGGCGGCGGTCACCCATTCTTTGCTCAAGCCGACTTTGGCGGCAACATCTTCCCACTTCAAGCCTTTGCTGACTTTGGCGGCGATAATCATTTCAGTAACATCGTTGCGGCTGGTAATCATGGTATTGCTCCTCATGTGTGGTCATCAAAAAAAAGGGGGGGTAAGGGGGTTAAAGAAGGGGCATCAAGCAAGAATCTAAGGCCGGCTGATGCGGATTTCGGCACTGACTTGCCGTTGCTGCATTTGCTGCAAACACAATTCTTCGGCGCTGTTTTTCTGCACTGCCCAAGCGGCGTCGCGGTCGGGGCTGCCCGATACCACCACCGACAGGCTTTTGGTTTTCAGACGCACCACCGGCTCGCTGTGGGCATAGGGCGCATGTGTCTGCCCCATGATTTCGGCGGCGATGATGTCGGCCTGCGCTTGCAGCGGCGCAATAAAGCGGCAGGCTTTGCCGTTTAAATCGATGCAGTCGCCCAAGGCATAAATATCAGCCACGCTGGTTTGCAAGGTGTCGGGGTGCACGCGGACGCCGCTGGCGGGGTGGAAATCCAATCCGGCGCGTTCGGGCAGGCGGGGGTCGGTTTTCAGCCCGGCGGCCACCACAATCTGGTCGGCCACATCCAGATAGGCGATGCCGGCCGTGCCGATGCTGCTGAGCCGGTAGCTGCCGTCTTCTGCCCGCGCCGCGCCGCTCACATGGCGGCCGCCGCAATAGCGTATGCCCTGACTGTGCAGCGCTTCGGCCAAGCGCCGCCCCGCCTGCTCCGGCAACAGGCCGCAGAGCGGGTATTCGGCGCGGTCGATAATGGTCACGCGGTGGCCGGCGCGGCTGATGTCTTCGGCCAGCTCGGTGCCGATCATGCCGCCGCCGACTATCACCACCCGCTGCGGGCCTTTGGCCAACGCTTTTTGCAGGCCGTCGAAGCCGGTAAGGTGGTTGATGCGCCAGCAATATTGCGGCGGCAACACGTCGGGCATAAACGGGGTGGCGCCGGTGGCGAATACCAGTTTGTCGTAGGTAAAGGCGCCGCGGGTGGTGCGGATTTGTTTCAGACGGCTGTCGATATTGAGCACAAAGGTTTTCGGCAGCAGGCTCAAGTTGAGTTCGGCGGCGGCACTGCTGCCGGTTTTTTTCACGATTTTGGCCGCATCAACGCCTTTGCTGATGGCCACCGACAACTCGGGCTTGTGGTAACGGTCGCCGTTGCAGGCGGTAACCATCAGCATGGGGCTGGCTTCATCCAGACTGCGCACGGCTTCGGCCACTGCCCAGCCGGCCATGCCGCCGCCGAGAATAATCACGCCGTAGTGGTCTGCAGGCGCGGTGGTGGTTTGCTGCGGCACGATATTGAGTACGCGCGGAATAAATAATTCGAAATCGCCTTTGCCCACGCCGCACAAGGGGCAGACCCAATCATCGGGAATCTCTTCAAATTTGGTGCCGGGGGCGATGCCGCTGTCGGGGTCGCCTTCCACTTCGTCGTAAATCAGACCGCAGGCCCGGCAGATGTATTTTTTCCAACTGTCGTCGGCGGGGTTGAGGGCGTTTTGCACGCTTTGGGCAAGGGGGGTGGCGGGGGTGTTCATGCGGGCATCTCCTCAGTGAGCAGTTGCTGTGCCAAAAAGCGCAGGTGCTTGATGGCGGGGGTTACGATGGCGACAAACTGCGCCTCGCGCACGCGCCGCTGGGCGGATGCGGCGGCCAGATAGCCGCGGGCGCCGGTGTGCATCAGCGCCGCTTCGCTGGCCCGCAGGCAGTATTTCGCTCCTTGTGCGCGCAAATCGATCACATCGAGCAGAAAATCTTTGCCGGTATCAAACGGTGTTTGTGCCATTTCGCGGGTTTGTTTGGCGGCGGCATCGAGCAGAGTTTGCAGGCCGCCGGCTTGGTCTTCGAGAAACTGGTTGACATGGCCGAGCTGGTCTTCCACGCTTTTGATGTCGTCGATGCAGCCTTCGATAATGCCCAGCCCCAAGCCCATTTGCAGCAAGATGAAGGCGGCGCGGATTTTCAAGATAAACGGTTTGGCCGGGTCGGCAATGATGTCGTCGTGCGGCACGAAATAGTCTTTCAGGCCGATGCCGTAGGTGCCGCTGCCTTCCATGCCGCTGAATTTGGGGCATTGGCGCAATTCGGCACGCTCATCCAGCCGCAGCAGAAACAGAATATCGTAGGGGGCGCCGGCGCTTTCCACCTGCGCCACGGCGCCGCAATACTGGCCGCGGCCGATGTGGCTCACCCACGGCAGGCTGCCGGAAACGCTGTAGCCGCCGTTCACTTTTTTCGCCCGCAAGGCCATCGGCTCAATGTCGGTCCAGGCTTTCATGGGGTTGGAAAGGGCGGTGCCGCCGAAGGTTTGGCCGTGCATATGGCTTTGAATCACGCTGCCGCTGTGAATGGCGGGGTTTTCCGATTGGTCGAGATAGAGCCCGCAGGCATGGTGCGCCCAGGTCATAAAACCGGTGGTGCCGCACACCCGGCTCACGGCGCGCATGGCATCAATGGCCAAATCAAAACGCAGCCCCTGCGCGCTCATGTGCGGGGCGAGCGCACCTGCGGCGCCGAGTTGGGCCATGATGTCGAGCGGGTAATAGCCAAGATCGATATCATAGGTTTTCGGGGCAAGCGCTTCGCGGGCAATGCGGTTTGTGTCGGCCAGCACTTTGGCGCCGTCGGCCCATTCGGGTACAAACAAAGCGGGCGGGTGTTGCAGGAATTCGGAGCTGAGCGGGGTCATGGTGGCTGCCTTTCTGTGCGTGTGTTTCAAAGCGTTTTTGAATAAAATCCGATTGATTGCATTCAAAAAAGTTTTGGAAAAAGTTTGGGGTTTTCAGACGGCCTCTATTAAGCAGGCCGTCTGAAGCATCTGCTTTACAAGGTGCTGATTTCAAAGGCCACCGGGTTGCGCATGGTGTTGGCTACCGGTGAGAAATAATTGGCGTGCTGCACGATTTCGGCCAGCGTTTCTTTATCGGCATCGCCGTCGATGTCGATTTTGACGCGGATGGCCTGAAAGCCCATTTGCGCAGGTTCGCGCTCGGCGCCGCCGGCACCCCAAGCGGCGGTGTTGCCGATGTCGGCTTCGAGAAACACTTCGAGCTTGCTCAGTTTCACTTGGCGGTGGGTGGCCACGGCCACGATGCCGACGGTGAGGCAGCCGCCCAGTGCGCTCAGCACCACTTCGCCCGGTGCCGGCGCGGTGTTTTCGCCGAAGAGGTGGTAAGGCTCGTCGACCACCACGCCCGGGTGGCAGGGGTCGCCGTTGGTGAGGTAGCTGATGGTGCGGAATTTGCCCACTGATACGGTGTGCACTTTGTTGGTGCCTTTGCGGTCGGGGTTTTCACGGCCGGCGGCGGCGAATTTTTCCAGGCCTTCGGCATCGATGGGGCGCAGGTAAGTGGTTTCGGTCATGCGGATTCTCCTCAGGGAACAATAATCGGGTGTGTGTTACAGGCGTGGGTTGCAGCCTGCCTGAAAAGAGTACAGCATTTTGCGTGCCAATTCTTGTTTTTATTGTTTTTCAAGGATTTAAGATATTTCTTATGACCATACAAAGTTGACAATGTCGACATTGTTGCGGCGCTGTCCGACAAAAAGGCCGTCTGAAACATGCATTCAGACGGCCTCGAAACCGATACGGCTGCTTAAAGGTTTCTCAATTTGTCGAGCCGGTAATTAAACTGCCGCGCGGTCAGCCCCAACATTTGTGCGGCCTGGGTTTTGTTGCCGCGGCATTGCGCCAGCACCTGTTCCAATTCGGCCAGGGTGTGCGATTCGGCCTGCATATAAGGGCGTACGGCAAAAGGCTGCATCATCGGGTTGGGCTGCGCGGGGGCGCCGTATGCGCTGTGGACGGCCGTCTGAAACAGGGGCTCTGCTTCCACCTGCTGCAACAGCGGCAGCACCGCATTTTCATCGGCAATGGCGCCGGGCGAGAGCAACACCAGCCGTTCCAACACATTTTCAAGCTGGCGGATATTGCCGGGCCAGTGATACTGCTGCAAGGCTTTCACGCCGGCGGGCGTCAGGTTGACGCTGCGTTCGTTTTCCTGATTGATGCGGTTGAGAAAATAAGCGGTCAGCTCGGGAATGTCTTCGCGCCGCTCGCGCAGGGGCGGCAGCTGGATGGGGATGACATACAGGCGGTAATACAAATCTTCGCGAAAGCGCCCCATGCGCACTTCTTCG of the Uruburuella testudinis genome contains:
- a CDS encoding acyl-CoA dehydrogenase family protein; protein product: MTPLSSEFLQHPPALFVPEWADGAKVLADTNRIAREALAPKTYDIDLGYYPLDIMAQLGAAGALAPHMSAQGLRFDLAIDAMRAVSRVCGTTGFMTWAHHACGLYLDQSENPAIHSGSVIQSHMHGQTFGGTALSNPMKAWTDIEPMALRAKKVNGGYSVSGSLPWVSHIGRGQYCGAVAQVESAGAPYDILFLLRLDERAELRQCPKFSGMEGSGTYGIGLKDYFVPHDDIIADPAKPFILKIRAAFILLQMGLGLGIIEGCIDDIKSVEDQLGHVNQFLEDQAGGLQTLLDAAAKQTREMAQTPFDTGKDFLLDVIDLRAQGAKYCLRASEAALMHTGARGYLAAASAQRRVREAQFVAIVTPAIKHLRFLAQQLLTEEMPA
- a CDS encoding FAD-dependent oxidoreductase, with protein sequence MGKGDFELFIPRVLNIVPQQTTTAPADHYGVIILGGGMAGWAVAEAVRSLDEASPMLMVTACNGDRYHKPELSVAISKGVDAAKIVKKTGSSAAAELNLSLLPKTFVLNIDSRLKQIRTTRGAFTYDKLVFATGATPFMPDVLPPQYCWRINHLTGFDGLQKALAKGPQRVVIVGGGMIGTELAEDISRAGHRVTIIDRAEYPLCGLLPEQAGRRLAEALHSQGIRYCGGRHVSGAARAEDGSYRLSSIGTAGIAYLDVADQIVVAAGLKTDPRLPERAGLDFHPASGVRVHPDTLQTSVADIYALGDCIDLNGKACRFIAPLQAQADIIAAEIMGQTHAPYAHSEPVVRLKTKSLSVVVSGSPDRDAAWAVQKNSAEELCLQQMQQRQVSAEIRISRP
- the cynS gene encoding cyanase, translating into MRSNTMITSRNDVTEMIIAAKVSKGLKWEDVAAKVGLSKEWVTAACLGQMALSAEQAATVAEIFGLDEEAAKWLQEVPYKGCLPTAVPTDPLIYRLYEVISVYGTTMKALIHEEFGDGIMSAIDFSMDIQREADPKGDRVNIVMSGKFLPYKSY
- a CDS encoding OsmC family protein, translating into MTETTYLRPIDAEGLEKFAAAGRENPDRKGTNKVHTVSVGKFRTISYLTNGDPCHPGVVVDEPYHLFGENTAPAPGEVVLSALGGCLTVGIVAVATHRQVKLSKLEVFLEADIGNTAAWGAGGAEREPAQMGFQAIRVKIDIDGDADKETLAEIVQHANYFSPVANTMRNPVAFEISTL